Genomic DNA from Thermotoga petrophila RKU-1:
AGAAACACTGAAACGACTCTCTGCTGTACATCCTGAAGCGAACGTTTCTTACAGCTTGAAACTCAGAAGGCTTCCTATGAAAGAAGATCCTGATTTTGTGAACATCGTGAAGATGTCTGCCGAAGAGATTGGAATGACTGTGAGTTTTGTGAGGGCAACTGGTGGAGGAGACGTGGCGTTTTTCTCGCAGAACGGCGTTCCTTCCATAGACGGCCTGGGTATTCCCGGTGGTAAGATGCACTCCGAGGATGAATACGCGAGACTCGATCAATTTGAAGATAGGGTGAATCTGGTTGTACATCTTTTGAGAAAACTTGGAGGTGAAAAAAATGTTCGTTGATACAACCTTAAGAGATGGACATCAATCTCTGATTGCGACGAGGATGAGAACGGAAGATATGCTGCCTGCTCTCGAAGCGTTCGACAGAATGAATTTTCACTCCATGGAAGTCTGGGGAGGAGCAACCTTCGATGTCGCCGTTAGATTTCTGAACGAAAATCCATGGGAGAGGTTGAAAAAGATAAGAGAGGGTTTGAAGAACACGAAGATTCAGATGCTTCTGAGAGGACAGAATCTCGTTGGCTACAGGCACTACGCGGACGATGTTGTGGAGCTTTTCATAAAGAAAGTGGCGGAGTATGGACTGGATATCATACGTATCTTCGATGCGCTGAACGATGAAAGAAACCTGCAGAAATCTATTGAAGAGTCAAAAAAGCACGGTCTTCATGTTCAGGTAGCGATCAGTTACACGGTGAGTCCTGTCCACACTCTCGATTACTATCTTGACTTCGCAAGAAAACTTCTGGATATGGGAGTGGACTCGATTTGTATAAAGGACATGGCGGGGCTTCTCACTCCAAAAAGGGCTTACGAACTCGTCAGGGCTTTGAAAGAGAAGTTCGGTGTTCCCGTTGAGGTCCACTCTCACTGTACCACAGGCTTTGCTCCCCTTGCGTATCAAGCGGCTTACGAAGCAGGGGCGGATTTTTTCGATACGGCTATTTCTCCGTTTTCTATGGGAACGTCTCAGCCAACTTTTGAAACCATGTATTACGCTTTCAGAGGAAACGGAAAAGAGGATTTTGACAGAGAAGCGCTGAAGTTTCTGGTGGATCAT
This window encodes:
- a CDS encoding pyruvate carboxylase subunit B gives rise to the protein MFVDTTLRDGHQSLIATRMRTEDMLPALEAFDRMNFHSMEVWGGATFDVAVRFLNENPWERLKKIREGLKNTKIQMLLRGQNLVGYRHYADDVVELFIKKVAEYGLDIIRIFDALNDERNLQKSIEESKKHGLHVQVAISYTVSPVHTLDYYLDFARKLLDMGVDSICIKDMAGLLTPKRAYELVRALKEKFGVPVEVHSHCTTGFAPLAYQAAYEAGADFFDTAISPFSMGTSQPTFETMYYAFRGNGKEDFDREALKFLVDHFTKVRMKYIEYDVGMKYPDSRIIFSQIPGGMYSNLLKQLKEQRMEHLLDKVLEEVPRVQKDLGYPPLVTPTSQIVGVQAFLNVVYGRYERITNETRNYVKGLYGRPPALIDPELMRKILGDEKPIDCRPADLLEPELDKARKELGILAETDEDLLIAVILGEVGKKFLRKKYEEKIGVDFNYLESLSDFTDDMPVYPV